The sequence below is a genomic window from Mytilus edulis chromosome 2, xbMytEdul2.2, whole genome shotgun sequence.
tggggtcgccaaggtttcttaacgcctttaattataaaataattcgaaaaattaatcaggaataacctttatgttttgatttatataattgacataaatcaaaacatcgtgttatttctgattaattttttcgaattactttactttaaggtgttgagaacctttggtgaccccatagtttaagtgtctttaaaagtaCACagtgcaggggcggatccagccattttaaaaaggaggggggggtcctaacccaggacaaaggggggggttccaattacatatccccattcaaatgcattgatcgtccaaaaaaaagggggggttccaacccgcggaaccccccccccccctctggatccgcgcctgtagtgagcaatggtcgttacatacatttacaaacgttcacctaaattgtctcagtcaatggatgaatttaatgtgtcaatcaatggccacagccacactgttttgaatttcattctatcagtgtttgtcgtttgtttaagcgtgacatatttgtgtttcgttcatttttatgccccatttatgggcattatgttttctggtctgtgcgtccgtccgtctgttcgttcgttcgttcgtccgttcgtccgttcgtccgttcgtccgtctgtcccgcttcaggttaaagtttttggtcgaggtagtttttgatgaagttgaagtctaatcaacttgaaacttagtatatatgttctgtatgatatgatctttctaattttaattccaaattagagttttaaccccattttcatggtccactgaacatagaaaatgatagtgcggatggggcatccgtgtactggggacacattcttgtttgtacataaattaggatttgagttttctcgtttgaattgttttacattgtcatttcagggccttttattgatgactatgcggtatcggcTTTGTTCATTGTAGAAGTCCGAACAGTGgtttatttctatgtcattttgtatcttgtggagagttgtctcatttgcaatcataccaaacttctttttttatattccgtCTACATACTTTGTTAGCCTATTGTTCTAAAGTCTAAAATAGGGATGTCCATGTATTGCTTCATCACCACGTGTAAAAGAACATGACATTTTACCCTTACTGTAGTATGCGGAGTGTTTACTTAATTGTCATTTTTCCTCATTCTTTAAATTACGATGACCTATAAtcgttaatttctgtttcatttagtctctttgtggagagttatctcattgacaatcataccacatcttcttttttttatatttaggagGAAATGTGGACGCAAAATACTGCGAAGATGCCTAAGAAATCTGTATTTACAAGATATTGTACAATATAAATATCTGAGATACCAAGGATACAAAGCTCATCTCGTACTTAATTTTTTATCTCACGATTCCTTCTTATCAGTTATTTGGCAGATAAGGAGTGAAATCAAAGTATAAACATctgaaaataacatttaattgGTTTTACagaaacatcttctagaataagTTTTCTACGTAGTTATCTAAACACTAATTAATTTGTTACTTTGCCATTAAAATTTACATTCCCGTTTTTTCCTCTGGTGAATTACCAATCGACATATTTTGATATCATTTGGTACACCCGCCTTTCCATTTATTCATTTAcagaaaatataaacaattcatgcCAGTATTATATAAGCAACAAAACCACAAGAACATGTACAAGTACAACAGTACTAAAAATTGATCCAAAGAAAGCTCGCAGCTACTGaaaatataaaagtatttttATAATCTGCTGGTAAACATGCATGTATATCATGTAACAAAAACTCAGGCGCAATGATTTAGTAACAGTAACAGATACTGTGTCCGAACACGTCAAGTTATTCATTTCGGGGCAAAATCGCTTGACCTAAGATTCGATAGAGATTTAAAAAACGCAGTCTGAAGAAATATTTAACTTAAATTTCTTGCGtacattttgaaagttttgaaagTTTAGAAAATGTTTTAGCAGATATGTCTTCAAGCAAGGCAATATTAACGGGGTGTTGTGTGTTTTTTGGGGGAGAGGTTGGCATGCATGGTAACATgctctttgaaaaaaaaaagattttgtcaTATTTTGCATAAGCAAAATTTATGCTTTCATGTGTGGACATCTGGATCTTTATCTTATCTCTGGTAACTGTATGCATGATAGAGCATAACTAATGGTTAGTATTTATAATCTGACTTTGATGTGAAGTCTCTCACAACATCATAGACAAGTACTTTCTGATTAACTTTGACATGCATACACAAAAGTTTCTCTTTCATTCACTTTCTAAAATACTAGAATGAATGAAGATAGTCAAAATTTAAACAATGTTCTCATATCAAATGATTAAGAACAATGTGTCAATAAAACGCGTATTCAAAGAGAGCTAACTCAAAACACCAAATACCTCGCATAATGTTTTCTTCTTTAGTCGATTATTACATGCACAGCATATGTGAAGCATCCTTaaagtttattttcaaatacttcaTATTACAGTAAAACATCGTAGTACAAAATGTTCAaagaataattaaaacaaaaaattctgGACTAGCTAAAAAATACAGACATTTCGTTTCAGATTTTATTCAATATCGtattatcatttgaaaaaattacaaaagtTTAACTTGTCTCCCCAATCCCTCAACAATTCGTAGGTGGCAGTTTAGATAGTTTTGCGGTTGACATTTTGAAATCAATAATCATTTGAAAATACACAAATCAGTTATGAATTCATTCTGAAAAcgatattcaaattaaaaaaaaaaaatgacaaaaaaggcatatctttatcttttatttaaatttcaacttCAAAACGTCTTACCCACACAGTGCTCCATAGATAGTGCTGTCTAACCAGACTTAAGAATTTGATGTAATacattataatttcatttttctgttcAAGTTATTAATATCTTTTACTTCATGCATTTTCGGCTATAGCAATTTCTATGGCAtcttattaatttatattaaaaggttaAACGAtgcatttatgttttatttcagtgAGTTGTACATTGTGTGGTGTGAAGATATGTAGAAGGCAATACAGAGACAGTGATTATATAGAATGTAACACAGGACGAATATTGATAGAAAATGTTACACAGATAGACACAACAGAGGATGAATGGGCGCTCAAAAGTCTGAGACGAATATGTACTGGCAAAACTACTAAATGTGATGTACATCAAATATGTCAAGATCCAAGGATTCAAAACCTGCGTGTTACATACACGTGTAACGATCGTAAGTGTCATAATAatcatatacattatatatactgTGATGACAGCAGTATGCTTTATGACAAATctacaaaatatgtataaaatatcaATCTTCTTATTGCAGACTTACATGTATCTTTACACAGTTCATTTCAAATTATGGGATTGATTTATACTTAATTTCGCCAAATACATTTTGAATGATATTTATCGGACATTATGCTTTGATTTAAATGACTTTTAAGTAACATAACTTAAAAGCAATGTCTCACATGTTCGTATTTGCATTCCCTACACCCATTTTTGTTAGTATTTAACTTGTTAACTTAGAAAAATAAGTAATTTAATCAAATGAATTTTGTATCGATAGTGCCAAATTCCGAACCAGCAAAAACCTGTACGAGTGGCATCAAAGTATTGACCCAAAGCAAAGGCTTCATCTTTAGTCCTAGATACCCAAATATAGTAACCCTGTCCTGTTCCTGGATGGTTGTTGTTCCAGACAAACATTTCGCTATCCTCAGACTTCATGATTTGGAGAGACCCAGTGTGGACAGAGATAGTGGATTACAAATCAGAACAACCCGTAACTGCCCCAACAATGACATTCCACCAGGACTGGTGTATGAAATGAAAGGTCACACCAATGTTTACCAGGCATGTGGTGACGTAGACATCGATCTGGTAACCAATGGTATTTCAGGCTTGAGATTCTGGATATCATATGAAGGTAATACTAATATCAAtaagaaaaagtaaaaagtatcaatttgaaaaagtaaaaagtaTATTTCGCCACATACTATATTGTGTAGGTCGTGTATTAAAGAGGAGATCTAGAGTGCAATCATAATTGCCATAAATCACTACGGTAAGATTGAATTTTCCAAGTATATACCCGGCTTCTTTCCgtacaaaattattataatttgcCTTTTGGCGAAGGAGACAGCTTTGGGTCGGGTTCAGCattctatatcatttttatcTCTCATTCACGTACAGtacatattttaattagattatcTCTACGTGTAAATATTTTTCATAGCTGGGGTCTTTCGAGTTTTAAATATAATacctaaatacttttgacatgaCGCATACTCCGAACgacaatatcattttttttcatagaattttttttttctatatatatacagGACGGAATTACACGAAAACTAAAGTGCTGTATGTTCATATAAATGCTTGTATGATGATGTTTCTTATATAGATGCAACAAATAAGAGTATAAGTAATGGTTCGAAGATTATGTAAATATTCAATCCTTTAGATTATTTCTTTCAGTAATACCTTTGGCACGGAACATCAATGTAGAATATAAAGCAATGTATTCATGTCCTGACGGTACGAGACTGGAGCAGGAATCACAACATGCATTAGTGATGCAACCTGATATACCTCCGATCCTTATCACAAGAAAGATTAGCTTCATAAATTCAAGTGAGTTAAGACATTAGATTTTCATTGTGCATTTAAATTTAACTAATAAAGTCTATACTTACCTGCTTaggattcaaaataaaaaaaaatatacacacacATTTAAGTAGTCATTCAAAATTCTGTTGAATATAAGTAAATGAGGAAAATTTACAATAGAGTAACGGACGGTAAAAATACGAACACATTAAAAAGATCGGTGAAAGAAGCCGGTAATTGTTGacctttttcattttataaaatattttcagtattttttcaaCAACTTAGGAGTCCTATGAATTTTCATCTGGACATTGAATAAAGTctatcttctattttatattttccgagACCCATGTATTAGTCAGATACATGCATAGTTTTATAGACAGTACTTTAAACCAATGGTATCCCGTAAAAGACAACAGTATAGCTAGCAGATGTTCAACTCCACTATTCACATTCAACATTCCACAAAATATGCATGGACAAAAACATAATCTATGAGTGACAACGCAACATTTATGCACAAAAAGACCAGTGTGTTTTTATACTTCACTAATTGCAAACGATATTATTTTAATTCAGCTGTGCGAACTGATAATGAAACAGCTGTAGAAACGATTGAAAGAAAAGAATCAGAACAATTTAATACAGCAGAGAGAATGAGTAAGTAAATATGTTTACCTAAAGCAAAAGCcaataatataaagaatatatttgTACAACCAACATGCGATTTTGTACTCTAAAATTTGATTACATGGCCAATAGAATTAAACACTTTCACCAAGTACCATTGATCCAGCATTCCTAATCGATTAGGAACTTCTCTTATTTcaagtattaaaatttaaatgaaatcacTAAATGGAATGGCTAAATGACATAACAAACAGGAATAAACCAGCCATCTTATGGGTGTTGTTAATTGTAAACAAAAGATAATATTCCCCTAATATTAACCACCATTGCATTGCGTCTAAAAAAAAAACGGATCCTGGTTCATAGTGAATTTGTTTTTTAGATTTGATTATACATGCTATCAAATGAAATTTTAGTATCCAAAACCTGAGCACTTGTGTTTATTGTTGTGTGGAGACAGTAGTTTTcaacacttttgaaaaaaatataacaaattcaaaataaagaaGTCCataaaaaggccccgaaatcacaaatgtaaaacaaggacagtggtgtaacagtacaacataagaacgaacagATGAAAAGGCCTACATCATCAGatagataaatataaatacatctaacaaaaaacagAGTGAATGTGGCCAGGtatttgtacatcccaacaacaaaaagacaaaacgtACAGATGTGAGAGTACTCATTGTTACTTACAGCCATTTCAAATCCATTGACAACTATAATACaagaaatcatgcatctaagactaaatttaAACTAAAGCTAGCTAGGCCACCTACTTGTAtcacagttgtttatagttcaaATATATCGACAACATGAGGtaaacaaaatagttcaaaaacttttccgatttttttaaatgaattcgAAAATAGCAAACATATTACAAAGAAAGCCTCATTAGCAAAGTtggaaaatagaaaattttatagaatgctatATTTTCCAACCAAGGTACGCTTATTACGCCCCCTTTGAATCCCTCACTGCAAATGTTTATTTGAGAGAACAAAGTCTTGATAAATGTATTGACACATTTATCATTGTTAAATGGTATGTATTTTAATTTGATGTAACATCAACAAACAAGTCaataaatatcatatttgtttttcagtattCTACGTTGCCATAGCCATTGCATTCCTGAGTGTCCAAGCTCTTATAATTGTGGTCGTTGTTTGTATAAGGTAAGCAATTCTAACCAGGCCATTGACAAGTCAGCATGATAATACAATTATGAAATGTGGAGTAGTTGCCAAAGCTAACAACACTTCACCAGTGACCAAATGATGCACATGTAAGCGAAGTTCCCGCTTTCATATGTTTGTGTTTGTGAAACGCAAAATTATTCATATATTCTGAAAATGAAAGCTAAcagatattataaaaatataagtaGAAAGATAATACTATTTTGTTCCCACAATCAATTTATGGTATCATTTTGCAACGGTACTTTATAATAAATCTCGCTCTGTCAGAAACTATTTTAATGTTTATGTATTTTTGCCGCAATTTAGAAAATAGCCGACGAATAatggcaacagcagtataccgctgtttgaaattcataaatctatcgagaaaaacaaattcgggttacaaactaaaactgaggtaatacattttattttatagcaTTGCAAACTTTTTTCTAGACATTGATAATATGAAAACACACAAACTCAATACAAGTCCGAAGATCTTTTATATGTGACGACGTATGTGAGTCAGCGGCCAAATTTACACGATAATAACCTGTTACTTTGTGTAATTTATATAATTCAAATACCGACTGTCATTTAAGTGAGAGCTTAgatagatataaaaccaggttaaatccaccattttctacataaggaatgGCTGAACCAAGtgaggaatattacagttgttatatcagtattacaaaccTAACCTTGAATTCCATCCTATTTTTGGGAAATGTTTAGAAAGTCTAATTGGGACGTCACTTTGTGTGTTTATCGATTTGGCTAACTTGGCTGTGTATTTTTATATGTGctggtttaggttgttttatgtatccgtttttattctgtagatagtcaccacttcggttttatcatgtatatctattatatagtaattttattcactgtttgcaaaagtatgaattattctaaataa
It includes:
- the LOC139512833 gene encoding uncharacterized protein, whose protein sequence is MAYFIKMFLFSFLMSGIITFVSCTLCGVKICRRQYRDSDYIECNTGRILIENVTQIDTTEDEWALKSLRRICTGKTTKCDVHQICQDPRIQNLRVTYTCNDLPNSEPAKTCTSGIKVLTQSKGFIFSPRYPNIVTLSCSWMVVVPDKHFAILRLHDLERPSVDRDSGLQIRTTRNCPNNDIPPGLVYEMKGHTNVYQACGDVDIDLVTNGISGLRFWISYEVIPLARNINVEYKAMYSCPDGTRLEQESQHALVMQPDIPPILITRKISFINSTVRTDNETAVETIERKESEQFNTAERMIFYVAIAIAFLSVQALIIVVVVCIRRQRHLKANGPVIDHSSIPSTFPSPFNRPLPPVQPQHQQLSNSPSLMDGYGIVADEIDESCYEQSFESSAYAEVDDTLPYRSNINAYSMDKPKLHDTVENVYSELKDNERGGYCEIADTVWHNGPLPRNDQAKLIKPDTKIRRSQCSNYSGKSRKSSFDGPFSHFDEHRKSHMTCSEQSDSEDSLFGNEQYDYIESAHV